The genome window AACACTTAGCTGCCGCTGCTGCCATGGGAAGAGCACGTCATTTTGCTAGGAGGGAAGGACAGAGAAATAGATCATCTGCTCAAGGCCGTCCTCACTTTCTGGTGTTCTCTACCAATTCTAATGCACCTTCTGCCACTGCTTCCTCTTCTCCAACTGAAGCAGGTGATGGTGAAACTAATCCTTCAATTACCGTGAGTGGCTCATCTCATATTCCATTAGGAATCAATGATGAACCAGTGCAGCCAAATACCCCACAACGTCCCATCCAATCTGTTCAGGCATCTGGATCAAGAGTTATTACAGAAAATCAGCATGGGACTTCACCTTATCGGTTTGTATAATTCCTTACCGATTTATTTTTGTGCCTTCAGTTTTAGGTTTACTAACCAGATGCTCTCGTATCTGTACTGGCCTACTTCTGTTGCTGTGAGTTTCatctctatatatttatatgcataCCATAGGTCTCCTAGTCGATCCTCCCCAAATAGTCAGGACAGAGCAGGGCCTTCGGAATTTCAGTCGTTTTCCGATACTCTGAAATCTCGATTTAATGCCATGTCATCTAGGTACATATACACCTGCTTCACATATGCAGACAGTTATTCTTCGCTTTATTCTTTTTCTGAGCTGCTTTAGTtcctttatatttgttttttccgTTTCTTTGTATTACTCCTGAAACTATATATACCTACAGATATAAAGAGTCCATTACAAAGAGTACGAAAGGCTGGAAGGAGAAACTATTTTCTCGCAACAGCTCTGCAACTGATACTGGTGGTTCTGAAGTTAGGAGAGAGGTTAATGTGGACGTTGGCACTGTATCACGAATGATGGGGAATCTTGAAACCAACGACAATGTTCCATCACCTAGTATCTCTGTATCAAATACTTCGGAGGGTAGGCCGGTTCCTGAGCATGGCCACCAGCATACTGGCGGGACTAATGGCGCTACTTTGAATGAGAGCAATGTACAACCTTCATGTGCTGCAACTTCTGCTTCAGATTGAGTACTCATACCAACTTATAAACTATATATTTAGGTCAGTATATTCTCTATACAGTAGAACCTCTACTTATTCTATATTAGAGTAACCTCCTTATAACAGTAAATATTTGTGGTCGCAATTCTATATACTCTGGGCAAAAATAATCTCCTTTTAGGAATAAACTCCAcatagtaatattttttttccggTCCTTATTCTATTGCAATAGGATTTAAAGGGCTAAGGCATGATTGGACTTGTCCCAACTTGCAACTGGATAATCGTATTGTGGTTCTACTGTAATAGGATCTAAAGGGCCAAGGCATTATTGGACTCTTTCCAACTTGCAACTGGATAATCGTACTCAAAAGGCTTGCAATGAGATTTAAGATTACTAGACTAATAAATACTTGCATTTGAGTCTGGTGAACTGAAAAAAACTTGCACAACCCTCAAGTTTTATCGACTTCAAATGGAAGTCCGTAAATCCACCACATAAGCTGTTTCTTGCACGAGATGTACCTTGTTGTGTGGGTTGGCGGACGGGGGACAGGGTAGTGACGGTGGTCACGTGAACATAGTCCTTAATTTGGGTAGTGGCTGTTAAATCCATGGTTCATTGGATGGTTGGTGCAAGGACAGAGCCAATAAAAATCAGAGGCACATTCTTGTGGCATAATATACTGTGAAAGGTTCTTGAAACCTAATTCacttagtgatatgatgatgaTGGGTGTTGCATAATGGGTATTGATGCTTCAATTCCTAAGTAATCGCGTCTTTATGAATTTAACCTCCTTACTGAAACTGTTATTACATTGGGGGGGTGGGGGGATGAGAATTAGTACCTTGTGCATATCAAATCGTATGTGTGTGTATCTATATTTGTGTTTGTATATCAAATACACATCAGATTCCCACTCTTCTCCTTTCCAAGTGTTATAGCCTTATAGGATTGAAAATTGGTGAGAATGAAGTGAAATTATATCAGCTACTGAAAAGGAGGTTTTTCGGGTTGAGTGTAAAGATTAGGTTCATTGCATGTAGAATTTTTTGGGGTTTTAGGGAAAAGAATGATTGAGATGGGTTTTAAATCTGGTGAGTAAATGTTATATGGGTCGGACAGGATCTGGGTAACTTAATTGCGAGTTTAATTCATGCAGTGAGTTGACTGCAGAGTTGACCGCAAGTTTTTTCAGTTTGATGACCCATTGCAAGTTGGGGCAGAGTTCAGTTATAAGTCAGCCATTTAACTCATAATGATATCTACAAGATTCTTCATTCTATACTTTAAAGACAATTGAGCTTGAGTCCTAAGAAACCTCAAATCACCATGCGttatataaaattcaattaaCTCAGTATTGAATATACAATACCTGATCGAAATCATCCAACAATGTCAAGAATTAAGAAGAGAAAATTCCTTTAGATGGGTTCTGTAAAGCATTTTGTGTCAAATTTTGACCTGTCCCTCAGGCTGCTATTGTTAGGTTTAAGTATCTATACTGGAAATGATCACGTACTTATCTTTCTTATCTGCTTGTGTGTTTACCTGTATGTAGCTGCTTTATTTGAAGTTATTATAGTTTGGAAAAGAAAAAACTTTGATGCTGCTGAGATCAGCTATTTAAATACCTATAGAAGAAGTACTCTTAACTCTTAAGTATGTGTTCAACCCTCTTGTGGGTAGCTTATTATTATTGCATCTTCAGTTACATCCCAGTTTATTAAGTCTATCCACTGGATCATTGCTTGTAACTAATACTATTCTAGTAACAACTGATATAGTACTGTGATTATAATTCACATGAGTAGAGAAGACTTTCAAACCCTGGCACATATAGGTACGTCTGTGGTCAGCCTTATTGCACGGTACTGTTGGACCACCTCCAAGAAGCATTTAGCTTACCTTATTAGCACAACTAGTTAGGGTGAAACTGGAACTTCTGAATTCCTTTTTGTATTTATCAGGTCTTGTACTATTTTATCACTGAAAGTTGTGTTAAGCTTCAAACtgttctttaaaaaaattctgattTCAGGTTGGTTTGTTTTTCAGAAACTGCTGTGCCTGTATGACTTCTTGTCTTTAGTCAAGCCGGTGATGATCTACAAATTGCATGGGGGAGCAGCAATCGATGTCTAGTATAATTAGAGAAATTTGACAGACAGTGCTCTTGAGAAAGTCGGAAACTTTAAAACCAGTTATACTACTGTAAATTTTCTGTGTTTGAACTTTGGGAGTATATTTCACCGATATACTTCTCTCCAGCTTTCTTTTAACTGGACAAGGCAGATGTTTGATCATAAGATTGTCTATACTTTGTTTCGTTGATGACATGCCATGAGTTTATATGAATCGTCATAAAGTTATACATTATCCTGGTCTTGGCCATTTAGGTGTTTGTATGTAATGAATATTTTTCATACTTGTTTGTTCGGGCTCCTGGGGAATCAATTAGGCTAAATGGTATAGAGTCATTTGGTCTTAGCCATTTAGGTTTTTGAATGTAATGCATATTTTTCATACTCGTTTGTTCGGGCTCCTTGAGAATCAGTTAGGCTAAGTGGTATGGAGTCATTCGGTTCAAGTTCATTTTCCAGCTTCAGGATCTATATTGACATAGGTAGTCGTCGAGTTGTGCTATCTGCTGAAATCATGTCGATGTCTATAGACAATACATGCCTATACCAAATGTGAAAGATTGCTTCAAGTACATATTATTAGTTCGTGGAGTAGGATTTCAGTAAGAACCCAAAATTTAAACATTTGGTCATTCTCCAATTTCAGGACCACAATATATGGACATTAACTGAACTCCTTACTGTCTTTTTCTAATATTGCGTATTTGATATGTGTTTCCTTATTTACCAAAATATTCACTTACGTAAACGTCTCAgaaccttttttttttacagatgtTAGGACCCCTTTTCATGTATTTGCACGGTAAAGTTTCGTTTgaactaatttattttgttctagCCCACTTATTACGAacatagtaaatttttattttttttaaaaaaacattttaacATTTAGCTCGTTTCCGACCGAAAGCCCCATTTCTGCTTTGTTTAATAAAGTCTCGTCTCATATAAACATTTGGGTTTTTGTAATGCTGGAAATGATGAGATCTCGATAGATCAATATATTTTCCACTCTAAAATACTCATGGTTTTACTTCAAAATGCatacaaattttataagttGATGAAATTATCCTAACTGAAAATATTTACAACAAAAATAATTGTATAAGAAGATTTTCATTCTAAAATTACTGATTAATTTATGTTCCATACTGATCTGATTAATTACTATATtctaaaattattctaaaatctAATTCTCGTTTTCTACGGGATTCaagaagataaaaaaaaacaccactatattcatatattgtattaaaaaataCCTTAAACCTCCGTCCATTCAAAATCGATCCATTAACATTTACATTTAAACTTTTCACCTTTTCATCTCTaaaataaactttactaaaaaaCCTATACACACAACTATACAtacaatttcaaattttcaactcAACCCCaatctcttcttcttctcctttcTGCGACGGAACTCTCCAGAACCCCGTCCCGTACAGCTCATCCCACATCTCGCTATCCCCAAAATCCAAACCCCCGCCCTCCCCGAACGCGTCCGAAACGTCCGACCCGCTCCCGAAATTCTCGCCGAAGTTTTCGCCGACATCCTCGCGCCGCCTCCTCAGCAGCCGCTCcttcttcctcctcctccacacCTTCCTCCCTATCCCCGCCGGCACTTTGTACACCGCGAGGACCAGAAGATTGACGATCGCCACCGGTATGCAGCAGCACATCACCGCGCACTCCGCCGTCGCTCCACCGGCGACTTCTCCGAATCTCCGCCGCCGGCGATGATCGTCGTCCATCTTCCGGCTCATCAAACCGAGCCGGATCGGAaattatatgtgtgtatgtataggtgtaAGTATAGGTGGATTAAAACCCTCGGGTTTTGCGATTACAGCGTCGTCATCGACGGGAGAAATGAAACTgaaaaatgtgtgtgtgtatatttaaaCGGTTGAAATAAAAGGAGGGTAGATATTATTTGGGGGAATGATATAGATGGAGTTTTGTTGAGAGAGTCCAGACAGTTGACTAGGCAATGATTATTTGGATTTAAGGATGGTTTGGccgaaaactaaaaaaataaattattatttataaataagaaaattatataatttgaaaaatattatttattttatgtttaaaacaaatattactataaattcattttattaCTCCCTACGTCCCCCTaggtagtatacattggggcacgcagacgcggcacggactttgcTAAAGTGTTgttgtgtaattttttttaaaattaaagtttggatgttatatttttattcagaaaaagaaaatctgaaaaataagttacaaaactatattttataagagtattaaaatacgtgtcgagcagttgaaaaaaatcgtatacaattaaatggacAGAGAGAATATATACACGATACAAATAAACTATTTCCGACTTGTAAATTTATAAATGGGACTCGTAAATTTATAAATGGATTTATAAACCTCGTCAAACATCTTATTAGATTTTTTGTATCTAGAAGCCTCATGTTTCGCTGTCGCATGATGAACTAGACGCTGGGTGGGGTACGGTTGTTGGGTGCGCGTATCTGACAATTTCGTATTGTTGTGCGGCAGATTTAGAATTTGAAGGAGTTTTTTTAATACGAGGGATAATGAAATTTTAGTGATTAgtcaagatatatattaaaaagattatatttaGAACATTTTCAATCATAATTCTTAGCAAAATATTGAGAtggaatataaaaataaaattataccatATAGAAACTTCACCGAACATTTATCTGGGTGAGTTTGTTCGATCTTTTTATCTATAATCACAAGTCAATATCAAGAAATAATCCAGTTTATCAGCGCAATGTAACATAAGGCTGCAGTTTGCTAAATTCAGAAGAAATTatctattatttataattaaaaaaacaatttaaaaataacaagtaTGTTTTGATCTACAActttataagttaatataatttttggtaaTTTGACTTGTTCATTTAATTGTCCGgaaaatttcatataaaatatttgataatttaaaaaagtAGACTAGAAAAGGAACAGAAGTTGGAGCAATAAAAAGAAACTAGTTTTAATACGCTTTTTGTCTACGTTGTATTTGAATCTAATGGTTATTactaaaatgaataattttattacaGAAATCGTATtcacatttaaatttagatttaatGACTTTGGACAAAAAAAAACAGTACTATTACAGCAGGTACCAATCCTGTAGTAAAACTACCAGTTAAACTTACATTTAGCAGAAGGCAAGTTCCCTGGGAACCACAGAGGTACGAACCAAACGAAGCCCATTACTATACTGGagtctaaaaaaataaattataataacaatTGATTTTTCTCTGCAAACATTAAGATTTTTACAAGTTGCGACTAGAAaggcatttaaaatatcaattaaattaCATAAACCAGGTGATTACCCTCTTTAAACTGAAAGTAGTTATCAGTAGTTCAGTACAGTGTCAGGTTAACCTATTCAAAGAATCGGTAAACCGGACATGACTcctgaaatttttttcaagCTTATATCCAGCAGAGTTATCTGAAGATCAAGTCGACAGATTGAAATATAGAAGGGAACAAACCACCAATATATTATTGGATCGATCATACTAACATACAAAAAGAATAGTAGATGTCAACTTCCACCAAGAGACTGCAAATCCACCCTGGAACACGCTCGTTTCTTCATAAGACATTCTAATCCTTGCAATAAATGAGCCGTGGCGGATGAATAAATTTCactatttttatcttttaaaggTTAGAATCCCGCTGCTCTGGTACAGGTCATTTTTAACTGCCAATGTAACCAAACCAATGAAGAATGACGGCAAAAATGAGCATACATATTGCCAACACCATACCACGCCTTCCCAGTAACCAATCTTTTGTCTTCCTTGCACCTTCTGCTCCTCTTTGTATCCTGTCTGCCCACTTCATCTAAAACAGCATTGAATAATGTATTACGTCAGGGCGGTAAAAAGTTATCATGTCAGAACTACAATTTTTGCTCACACAGAATCcaagattttattttatgtctaaaattttattcatgATATGACATGTAGgttcaattagcaaaaaaaaaaaatgatacaacTAGAAGATATATGGTGTCTTATAGATGCAGGACAGTTTTAAGCAATGAACATATGAGATTAACATGATACACGATATACTTCTCTGGATTAACCACAGGAATACCACtagaaatatatcaaaattcaacccgcaaccgcaccactAGAAATAAAACCAAGTTTGTGATGTGGTGCGGAGCGGTGCGAGCAATTTATGCGGTCTGATGAACAGCCTAATACCCAAAACATAGACAAATATACTATTTATCTTTACCCTAAATAcatataaactaattaataaaatatatacatattattcaATTTCGTCCCCCTTCAGGGATCATACCATTTCCTGGTTCAATTTCGCAccagatatatattatttacaaaacAAATGTAATACGAGTTAAATATTCAAATGCCAAGTATAAACCGAGTTCATGTATAGTCCAGATCAATTCTTAaacctaatttaaaattttaacagcaTGCCGCGGCACTCTACTGGCTCGATAGCTTTGGAAATATACATGGTATTCAAGTAAAATCAATTATGATAATGTTAACTACTTTAAAGCAATATAACATCCTCCCCACAGCTTCATAATCTCATCGAACTCGAATGATGTATACCAGTGTCTGCCCCTCCCCCATTTTCACTTAAATAAATATGAGATAAGGAAAAATGCAGAAATTGATGAGATAATAAGAATTGTAAGCTATTAGAAAGCCAAGCAAATCAGATTCCATGCACACTCATGTCGTATTAACAGGGGATCTCCATTTGTGTTGCAAAGCACAAGTAACATTGACACGACTTAATAGTGAACATAGTAACACGGATTAGGATTACTGCCAGGCGCCAGCAAACTATATGCTTCCAACAAACCATTACAGCCGAACCAGGTTCATTCTCAAACATACAAGATTCTAACACTAAAATATTTCACAATGCTACTTTTAGGCGGGCAAGTAGCCACCGAGGATTTCCAGAGATAAATGAAGTAAAGATGTTTTCATCTTCACTTCggttatttacaaaatactggAGTTTCCTCAGGCACTACACTTCTAGAATAGAGTTATTCATACTACTGTAGTAACATATTGTTTATTGATCTATATATTCCTATATAACTCACAAAAGAATAGTTTTTCCAACTTCTACTGGAACTGCATCTCAACCACGTATAAATTTGAATGTTTgatagataaaaaaataatctgaAAGGTATTTATGAACATAAGAATCAAAGGCATGAGTAGCTTCAGTTATCATATATATAGCAATGCACTTGAATCACATACAGCATGCACTGGTTTGTGTACTAAAGAAGTTACCATTTTTTCCAGAGCATCTGGTGACAAGGATGACATTGCTGCTTGTGCTTTCTCAGCATCCTCTCGGGAAAGCTTAAATCCAAATTGTTCACTCATGTTTGCCATCATGTCAGGGCTCATATTTTGCATCATTGTCGATAGCATCTGTCAATTGCCAGGATAATCATAAACACATGCAAGTATAGGGTGGGAAAATTATATTGCGAATAAAGTTTACGGATTCGCATTATAAATGGCATCAGAGGAAATTGTATTGGAGGATGTGCAAAATTACATATAATTCAGAAGATGAACACAATACAGAATTAACATTGTCCTGTACTGTTGTTTCACAAAGCTTCTTGTTAAGATTCATTGAATGACATTTAGCAAGAGAGCGGACATGCAAGCTTCAGTAGACCAACTTGCAGCCGTAAATGTAAAAACATAAATCCATTGACATTCCTTTAGTGAAACAATACTAAAGATATTTAATGTAGCTTTACTCAAAACTTCATGTGCCGATGAATGCAATTGATGCATCACAAATCAGAATCCACaagcacaaaaaaaaaagtcccaGACTCCAAACCACATTTACCCCAACTACAGCTAGTGCTAGATACCTAATTTACCTAGGTGAAAATTATTTGAAGGGAATATTGTTGAATTTTCCAGTACCACCGTGGATAAGGAGATGAGTATGTAAAAGGAATATAGTTAAAAAATGGATAAAGCAAATCTATTTTCAGAAGGATCAGCAAAGCCTGCTCTTTCTATTTACAAGTCTTTCCCAACAGCAAGAGTGAATTGCATGAGAAACAAAGAGAAAGGATGATAGCTAAAAGCAACATATTTCATTCTCTTAAgggaaaaaaatagaaattagaAATCAGAACAAAATTCGAACACTGACTTTCATGTGCTATTTGATTATAACAGTCATGGACCTAGTAGATAAACTGATTCACATAAAGAACAATCTCAATTGATTTCATACAACAGAGTTATCAGTATGCTTTACGCTCTGTTTGAAATCTAAAGTTACAGATACTTTTGGTCCAATTTTTAACAGAAATATAAGGGGGGTGTATTcagttgggattttaatggattaataataatatatggattttaatggattgtgtcttattttgatttttatgcaGAGTTTAGCGGATTCATAGAGTCCTTAGAATTTAAGCAcgatgcttcaaaatcccatggaTTACGGTGGAGTTTCAGAAAGCATTAAATACACTGaacaatcccacaaaatccatcatttatgAAGTCCGAAAAATCTAACAGtctttgaataccatcagattttaatggatttcaaataaTCCAACTACataccatcagatttttaaGCATAAATTAGAATCCTGATTAAATATCACCTGAATTTTTAGGATAATttgaaatcctaattgaataccccaAGATTctgatacattttttaaaaatccgtaTTCAATAAACCTggatttcatgaataaaaaaaatccttAGGAATCTCAATTGAGTACACCCCCCTAAAGGTGTTTTCACCATAATATTACTGCAAGCAGTGAAGTCAATACACATACCCTAGACTAGCTTCTCTTTgtttttcaggaaaaaaaaacagaatatATCCAGAAAATACCTGCCGCATTGCTGGATTTTTCATTTGGTTTCTCATTTGTTCTTGGATATCAGCACTAGAGCTCGGAAAGCTGTTTTGAGGTAAGTCTGTTAAATTTGATTGAGGAACAGTTCTCGGATCCAAAAACCCTTGAGAAGAGCTGCTTTCCCTTGAATGGTCCCCATTAAGTGTAACAGGTTCACGAGATCCATGGCTGTTTGATCCATTTGATTGCACTCCATTCATTTGAAATTTGGATGTGGCAGCTGAGCCTGAATCTTTTCCTCTCAAAGAAGATGCCATTTCAAACATCTTCTGCATTTCTTCTGCTGGCATTTTACTCATCATCTCAGATGCTGTCTTAAGCATATCTGGTGTCACATTAGAAGGAATTTGTCCAGGACCAAAACTGCCAAAATTGGAATCTCTTGAACCTTCATTGACACTCGTGTTTCCTCCTTGGAATGAAGAAGCTAACTGGAGCATTCTCTGAAGCTCTTCAGGGGGCATCTTACTGATCATATTTGATGCAGTTTTCACCATATCAGGTGATATGCCTTCAGTATTTCCACCACCCAAAGAAGCTAGGGTTTCTGGATCGGCTTCAGAAATGAAGTTTTGGAAGGTTCTACTCAATAAATCAAGCAAAAGAAGGTAAAATCAGTACCTGGGTGTCttaaaataaagtatataatataaatttataaacaagTACAGATAATGAGTGTCTTAAACGTGTCCCAGCAACCCTGATGTGCCACTTTGCAAAAAGTGTCTTAACATGGACACCCTGTCCTTGGGTCGTGTGTGTGCTTCCCCGATAACAATGTTGCGTGAAGATAACCTATGGTATAATAATTTGAAAAGTAAAATCGACACATATTGATTTTGCATTCAACGTGTACAAGACTCTTTAGTAAAACTGTACGATTTTTGGGGGAAAAAAGGACATCAAGGTATCATTCAGCCATATATAAACCTGATAGATTCTGGGTCATCTTTTAAAGCTTGAATGTTCTCTGTGTTAGATGATGGAATCCTACGGCTGGTTTCTCGTGGACCTTTTGGTGCCGACGCAGAATATTCTGTACTGGAAATATCATTATCTCCAGATAACGAAGACTGCACCTCTTCAGTAATTTCTTCAATAACCAGCCCTAttaatttgtttaataaaaGTACGAAATTAGAAAGATGAAAAACACTTAGCCTAGAATCAAGTTATAGAGAGATGAATATGAAAAGCAACAGAACCTGTAATACATATTACATATGTCGGCACTCGGCAAGTACTACTTATATGACAAAAAAGGATTAAGATGTGCAAAAGCAACTACCTCTACGCCGAGGAACGCCACCTTCTTCTGTAAGTCTCTGCTCAGCATCCCTGTGTCAACATACTTATGTCAATCGTGAACATATGTGTGTATAATAAAAGATCTCAAGAGAACTGCAATAGTTTCATCAATACTAGGCAAATAACCAGGATGAAAATATGGTTTCTGTACCAGgtaaaaaacaatattaatgcAAGATACAATACCTCAGAACGTCTGCAATAGTTTCATCATCAGGGGAAACTTCATGGGCTTGATTTAAATCTGAAACAGCATCCtgtatatatttcaaaacattCATCAGGTCGatagataaattaaatatataataagataGTATTAAATTTAAGACTACGACAATAGGAAGACTATGTATAATGatagtattatattatattaaagatTACAACAATAGGAAGACTACTGTGCATAATAAAACACTCACTTCAAGCTGTCCCAGTTCCTTGTAGGCTTGACCACGGCGATATAGGGCCTTCACATTTTTAGCATCAAAAGACAAAACCTATAGCAATCCACATATGTAATCATTATACTGAGAGACAAGACACCAATTAAGATTTTACACAGTACATTAGAAAAAAACATGCATCTTAAGATATGTCGCAGTATCGTACCACTAACATTTCCACacaaaaaagaaatttgaaattgtcATACCTCACTTCCTTCTGCTATGCACTCATCATACTGTTTTGTTTTCAAATAGCATGACATTAAATTAAGCGAGCAGGCCAACAGGAGACTTCTGCCTTTGGAAGATGGAATGCCTCGCAAGTTTTTCTTTgcctattttttaaaaaacatataatcaaaaaaaattgcattaCTATTTAGGTGTGCTAGATACTACAGTTAACAAGGAACATCTGCAATAGAGAAGAGGAGGCTTTGGAAATGTAGTACTTACAAGCAAATATTTCTCTAAAGCACCACTAAAGTTTCCACGACTGTGAAGTTCATTGCCCTGCCATAAAGAGATAAAGTAAATGATCCATTGAAAGCTAGATGTCTAAAATCTATGACAGCAACTGCTATAGCTAATTTTTTGATCTTT of Daucus carota subsp. sativus chromosome 3, DH1 v3.0, whole genome shotgun sequence contains these proteins:
- the LOC108215005 gene encoding outer envelope protein 61, producing the protein MFPGMMDPELMRLAQEQMSRMSPSDLSKIQQQMMSNPDLMRMASESMKNMRPEDLKHAAEQMKYARPDDMAEIGEKMANATPEDFATMRARADAQVMYELNAAQMLKKQGNELHSRGNFSGALEKYLLAKKNLRGIPSSKGRSLLLACSLNLMSCYLKTKQYDECIAEGSEVLSFDAKNVKALYRRGQAYKELGQLEDAVSDLNQAHEVSPDDETIADVLRDAEQRLTEEGGVPRRRGLVIEEITEEVQSSLSGDNDISSTEYSASAPKGPRETSRRIPSSNTENIQALKDDPESIRTFQNFISEADPETLASLGGGNTEGISPDMVKTASNMISKMPPEELQRMLQLASSFQGGNTSVNEGSRDSNFGSFGPGQIPSNVTPDMLKTASEMMSKMPAEEMQKMFEMASSLRGKDSGSAATSKFQMNGVQSNGSNSHGSREPVTLNGDHSRESSSSQGFLDPRTVPQSNLTDLPQNSFPSSSADIQEQMRNQMKNPAMRQMLSTMMQNMSPDMMANMSEQFGFKLSREDAEKAQAAMSSLSPDALEKMMKWADRIQRGAEGARKTKDWLLGRRGMVLAICMLIFAVILHWFGYIGS
- the LOC108213178 gene encoding uncharacterized protein LOC108213178, producing MSRKMDDDHRRRRRFGEVAGGATAECAVMCCCIPVAIVNLLVLAVYKVPAGIGRKVWRRRKKERLLRRRREDVGENFGENFGSGSDVSDAFGEGGGLDFGDSEMWDELYGTGFWRVPSQKGEEEEIGVELKI
- the LOC108215045 gene encoding E3 ubiquitin-protein ligase RHF2A codes for the protein MEEDKKSENHLTSAAAFVEGGIQDACDDACSICLEVFSESEPSTVTACKHEFHLQCILEWCQRSSQCPMCWQAISLKDPNSQELLDAIERERSIRTTPSRNTAIFHHPTLGDFELQHLPVGATDAELEDRIIQHLAAAAAMGRARHFARREGQRNRSSAQGRPHFLVFSTNSNAPSATASSSPTEAGDGETNPSITVSGSSHIPLGINDEPVQPNTPQRPIQSVQASGSRVITENQHGTSPYRSPSRSSPNSQDRAGPSEFQSFSDTLKSRFNAMSSRYKESITKSTKGWKEKLFSRNSSATDTGGSEVRREVNVDVGTVSRMMGNLETNDNVPSPSISVSNTSEGRPVPEHGHQHTGGTNGATLNESNVQPSCAATSASD